CACGAGGAGCTGTGGCGGGCGCTCGGCGCCGAGCCGATGACGCACCAGGGCGTGACCGGCACCCGGTTCACGGTGTGGGCGCCGAACGCACGCGGCGTGTCCCTGGCCGGCACCTTCAACTTCTGGGACGGCACGGGGTACCCGATGCGCTCGCTCGGCGGCTCCGGCGTCTGGGAGCTGTTCGTGCCCGGCATCGGCGAGGGCGAGCTGTACAAGTTCGAGATCACCCGGCCCGACGGCTCGAAGACACTGCGCGCCGACCCGCTGGCCCGCCGTACGCAGGCCCCGCCCGACACGTCGTCCATCGTGCACGCCTCGCAGCACGAGTGGGGTGACGCGGAGTGGCTGGCGCGGCGCGGGCAGATCCCGACGCATGAGGCGCCGTTCTCGGTGTACGAGGTCCATCTGGCGTCCTGGCGCCCAGGACTGACGTATCGTCAGCTCGCCGAGCAGCTCCCCGCCTACGTCAAGGACCTGGGCTTCACGCACGTCGAGCTCATGCCGGTCGCCGAGCACCCCTTCGGCGGCTCCTGGGGCTACCAGGTCACCGGCCTCTACGCGCCCACGGCCCGCCTCGGCACGCCGGACGACTTCAAGTTCCTGGTCGACGCCCTGCACCAGGCCGGGATCGGCGTGCTGATGGACTGGGTGCCGGCGCACTTCCCGCGCGACGACTGGGCGCTGGCCGAGTTCGACGGGCGTCCGCTCTACGAGCACGAGGACCCCCTGCGCTCCGCGCACCCCGACTGGGGCACGCTGGAGTTCGACTACGGACGTACCGAGGTGCGCAACTTCCTGGTCGCCAACGCCACGTACTGGTGCGAGGAGTTCCACATCGACGGGCTCCGGGTGGACGCCGTCGCCTCCATGCTCTACCTGGACTACTCACGCGAGCCGGGCCAGTGGGTGCCGAACGAGCACGGGGGCCGGGAGAACCTGGACGCGGTGGCGTTCCTCCAGGAGATGAACGCGACCCTGTACCGGCGGGTGCCGGGGGTCGTGACGATCGCGGAGGAGTCCACGGCCTGGGACGGCGTGACCCGCCCGACGCATGTGGCGGGGCCGGGCGGCTTCGGAGGCCTGGGCTTCGGGCTGAAGTGGAACATGGGCTGGATGCACGACTCGCTGGAGTACATGGCCAAGGAGCCGATCCACCGCAAGTACCACCACAACGAGATGACGTTCTCGATGGTGTACGCCTACAGCGAGAACTACGTCCTGCCCATCTCCCACGACGAGGTGGTGCACGGCAAGCGGTCGCTGGTGTCGAAGATGCCGGGCGACTGGTGGCAGCAGCGCGCCAACCACCGCGCGTATCTGGGCTTCATGTGGGCGCATCCCGGCAAGCAACTGATCTTCATGGGACAGGAGTTCGCCCAGGGCGCGGAGTGGTCGGAGGCGCACGGCCCGGACTGGTGGCTGCTGGACCCGGCGTACGGGGCGGAGCCCGACCATCGCGGGGTGCGGGACCTGGTCCGCGACCTGAACACGGTCTACCGCCACACCCCGGCCCTCTGGCAGCGGGACACCGACCCGTCCGGCTTCCAGTGGGTGGTCGGGGACGCGGCCGACGACAACGTGTTCGCGTTCCTGCGCTACGACGCCGAGGGCGCTCCGCTGCTGGCGGTGTCGAACCTGTCGCCGGTCGTCCGGCACGACTACCGCCTCGGGGTCCCGGACGACGTCCCGGCCTGGCACGAGTCGCTGAACACCGACGCGGCGAAGTACGGCGGCAGCGACGTCGTCAACCCCGACCCGCTCAAGCCGGAAGCCCAGCCGTGGCACGGCCGCGCGGCGAGCATCCGGCTGACGTTGCCACCGCTGGCGACGGTGTGGCTGCGCCCGGCCTAGTTTTCGCCTCCTCAAACGCCGGAGGGGCTGGATCTTTCAGCCCCTCCGGCGTTTGAGGACGAGGCCCGTTCAGGGCCGAAGCGGGGGTCTGGGGGCGGCAGCCCCCAGAGACGCTCAGCTCAGCGGCAGCGCCTTGTCGGCCAAGCCCCGCGGCAGCGACCCCGTGTGCAGCACCCCCAGCCGCTGCGTCGCCCGTGTCAGCGCCACGTACAGGTCGCTCGTGCCGTACAGCCCGGGCTCCACCACCAGCACGGAGTCGAACTCCAGCCCCTTCGCCTGGCGCGGATCGAGGAGTACGACCGCCCGCGTCAGGTCGGGTTCCGCGCCCGCCGTCACGCCGTCCAGCCGCGCGGCCAGCGACCGGTGCAGATCGCGCGGGGCGATGACCGCCAGCCGCCCCTCCTCCGGGGTCAGTTCCGCGACCGCCTTGGCCACGGCGCCGGGGAGGTCGTCGGTGGCGCGGATCCACGGCCGTACCCCTGTCGAGCGCACCGAACTCGGGGGCTCGAACTCGGGGTTCTCGGCGCGGACCACCGCCGCGGCCAGCTCCATGATCTCGGCCGGCGTGCGGTAGTTGACGCCGAGGCGGGTGTGGTCCCAGCGGTCCTCGACGTACGGCTCCAGGATCCCGGCCCAGGAGCCGACACCGGCCGCCTCGGCCGTCTGGGCCGGGTCGCCGACCAGCGTCATCGAGCGGGTCGGACTGCGCCGCATGAGCAGCCGCCACGCCATCGGCGACAGCTCCTGCGCCTCGTCCACGATGATGTGCCCGAACGCCCAGGTGCGGTCGGCCGCCGCACGCTCGGCGGCGCTGCGGTGGTCGTCCTCCTCCTGGCGTTCGGCGAAGCGCTCGGCGTCGATGATGTCGTGGGCCGACAGCACCTCGGAGCCGTCGGGATCGCTGTCTTCCTTGTCCTCGAACTCGTACGTCCGGGAGGCGTACGACACGTCCAGCACGCCCTGCGCGTAGGCGATCTGGGTCTCCCGCTCGCGCTCGGCACGCGCCCGCGCGACCCGGTCGTCCTCGCCGAGCAGTTCGGCCGCCTCGTCCAGCAGCGGCACGTCCGCGACCGTCCACGCCCGCGTCACCGGGCGGCGGATGGCGGCGGCGTCCTCGTCGCGGACGTATCCCTCGGGGTCGGCGAGGAAGTCCGCGACCAGCCGCTGCGGGGTGAGCACCGGCCACAACTGGTCGATGGCGGACCAGACTTCGGGGTTCTCGGCGAGTTCGTCGCGGATCTGGGTGATGTCGCTCGGGTCGAGGAGGTTGCCGCCGTCGTACGGGTCCGTGCCGATGCGCTCGGCGACCATGTCCGTGAGCGTGTTGAGGATGTAGCCCTCGAAGTGCTCGCGCGCCCCGTTGTGCGGGAGCTTCGCGGCCCGCGTCCGCTCGCGCGCCACGTTCACCAGGTCGTCGTCGAGCATCAGGACCTCGCGGTCGTGCTCGATCGCGATCACCGGGTCGGGCAGCAGTTGCCGGTCGCGTACGACGGCGGCGAGCACGTCGGCCATCTCCGCCCGCCCCTTCACGGCGGCCGCCTGCGGCGTGTCCGTCGCGGTCGCCTTCACGCCGGGGAACAGCTCGCCGACCGTGGCCAGCAGGACGCCGGTCTCGCCGAGCGAGGGCAGGACCTCGCCGATGTAGCCGAGGAAGGCGGGGTTGGGGCCGACGATCAGAACGGCGCGCTTGGCGAGCAGTTCGCGGTGCTCGTAGAGGAGATAGGCGGCGCGGTGCAGGGCGACCGCCGTCTTGCCCGTGCCGGGGCCGCCCTCGACGACGAGCACTCCGCGGTGCGGTGCCCGGATGATCTCGTCCTGCTCGGCCTGGATGGTCTGCACGATGTCGCTCATCCGGCCCGTGCGCGCGGAGTTGAGCGCGGCGAGCAGGACCGCGTCGCCGGTCGGGTCCTCGTGGCCGGTCCGCTCCTGGTCCCCCAGGTCGAGGATCTCGTCGTGCAGGGCGGTGACCGTACGGCCGCTGGTGGTGATGTGCCGCCTGCGCCTGATGCCCATCGGGGTGTGGCCGGTGGCCAGGTAGAAGGGGCGGGCGACGTCGGCCCGCCAGTCGATCAGGATCGGCGTGCGCTCGGCGTCGTCGGTGCGCAGGCCGATGCGGCCGATGTGGTGGTGGACGCCCGAGGCGAGGTCGATCCGGCCGAAGCAGAGCGAACCGTCCACCGCGTTCAGCGCGGCGAGCAGCCCCGAGCGCTCGGCGACGAGGATGTCCCGCTCCAGCCGGGCCTGCATGGGCGTGTTGCCCTGGGCGAGCGCGTCCCCCACGGAGACCTCGGTGTCGCCGCGCAGCGCGTCCACGCGCACGTACAGGGAGTCGATGAATTCCTGCTCGCGTCGCATTTCACCGTCTTGCAATTCGGTGTTTGACAATTCTGCTCCCGCCCGGATATAGTGTGCTCACTGGACTTCACCGCAACTTCGTCGGGCCCAATCCGACTTGAAGTCGCGAACCATTGAATATACGCAAAGAAATCCCCCGGGCGCAATTGCCCGGGGGATTTCTTCGTATCCGAGTATCCGAAGTGGGTCACAGCACGTCGGCGAGCTCCTCCAGGAGCCTGCGCTTGGGCCGCGCGCCCACCATCGACTTCACGGGCTCGCCGCCCCGGAACACCATCAGCGTCGGCGTCGACAGCACGCCGTACGCGATCGTGGTGTTCGGATTGCGGTCCACGTCCAGCTGGACGATCCTCAGCCGCTCGCCCTCCTCGCCGGCGATGGCGCTCAGGACCGGCGCGAGCTGGCGGCACGGGCCGCACCACTCGGCCGTGAACTGCACCAGCACCGGCAGGTCGGAGCCGATCACCTCCGCTTCGAAGTCCTCGTCCGTCACCTCTGCCACGCCCGCCGCCTTGATCACAGCTCCTGCCCTCCCAGTTCGCACAACGGTGGTTCCCCCTCGGCGAGTGCGAGCCGCAGCCCGATCTTGGCGCGCACGGTCTGCAACTCCCCGATCAGCGCGTCGAGCTCGTCCAGCTTGCGCCGGTAGACCGCGAGCGAGGCGGAGCACGTGTCGCCCTCCGGGTGCCCGGCCCGCAGACACTCCACGAACGGCCGCGTCTCCTCCAGGTCGAACCCGAAGTCCTGCAGCGTCCGGATCTGCCGAAGCAGCTTCAGGTCGCTCTCGTCGTATGTCCGGTACCCGTTGCCGCTGCGCCGCGCGGGCAGCAGCCCCCGCGACTCGTAGTAGCGCAACGTGCGCGTCGTGGTCCCGGCCCGTGCGGCCAGCTCGCCGATTCGCATGCGTACGAACGTAATCCTTGACGCCGACGTCAGGGCAACCGCGGCAGGAGCGGCTTTCCGCGCACCGGGGAGGACAGCACGATCGATGTCGTCGTACGGCCCAGCGCCGAGGTCTGTTCGAGGACCTCCTCCAGGTGGACGGTGTCCTCGACGGCGACCTTGAGGACCCAGCAGTCCTCGCCGACGACGTGGTGGACCTCGATGATCTCCGGGCGGTCGAGCAGTTCCAGGGTGCGGGGGTGTTTGAGGGTGTAGCCGCCGTGCGGGTTGACGCGGATGAAGGCCTGGATGCCGTAGCCGAGCCGGGCGGGGGCGACCTGGGCGCCGTACCCGGTGATCGCGCCCGCCGCCTCCAGTCGCCGTACGCGCTCGGTGACGGCCGCCGGGCTGAGCCGTACGCGGCGGCCCAGCTCGCTCAGCTTGATCCGGCCGTCCGTCTGGAGCAGTTCGAGGATCTGCCGGTCCAGGGCGTCGAAGGCCACCGGTGTTTCGCTGGTGGCTGGGCGCAGATACCGTGGTTCTTTCGGCACGGCGGCCTGATCTCCCATGTCTTCCCCTTCAGGACGCGGTGTATGGCCCGGAGAATTATGGTCATGCGAAAGGCACGAGAGGTACTGGTCATCGGCGGCAACCGCTATTTCGGCAAGCGGCTGATCGCGCGACTGCTGGCGGCCGGGGACCGGGTGACGGTTCTCAATCGCGGATCGTCGGCGCCCCCGTCGGGCGCGGTCCACCTTGTCGCCGACCGGAACGACGAGAAGTCCCTGACGGCGGCGCTGGGTTCACGGACGTTCGACGCCGTGGTCGACCAGGTCTGCTACACGCCGCGGCAGGCGGAGATCGCCCGCCGGGTCCTCGCCGGCCGTACCCGTCGTTACGTGCTGACATCGACGGTGGAGGTGTACGAGTACGAGGACTCGATCGCCCCCGTGCGCGAGACGGACGTGGATCCGCTGGACGTGACCGTCGACCTCGAACTGCCCTGGGACGACCCGGAGTTCCTCGACGCCCACTACGGCGAGGGCAAGCGGCAGGCGGAGGCCGTCTTCGCCGCCGGCCCCGACCTGCCGTACGCGGCGGTGCGCGTCGCCCATGTGCTGGGCGGGGACGACGACTTCACGGGCCGTATGACGTACTACGCGGACCGCATCCGCACCGGCACGCCGATCGCCGTGCCCGTGGTGAACCAGCCGGCGACGTACATCCATGTCGAGGAGATCGCCGACTTCCTGTTCTGGGCGGTGGGCCAGGACTTCACGGGGCCGGTCAACGCCGCCTCGCACGGCCTGCTGACCACCGGCGACCTGTGCGACGCGATCGCCGCCCACATCCCGGACGGCAAGCCCGTCTTCCGGCACGTCGAGGTCGGCGAGGTCTCGCCGCTCTCCTTCACCCGCGCCTACGGCATGGACAACTCCCGTGCCGCACGCCTGGGTTTCCCCTTCACACCCGCCCGGCAGTGGCTCCCGAAGGCCGTCGCCGAGACTCTCGGAACGACCGGCTGACATGGGCCACCGCGCCGACAGGCGTGCCCTGAACGCGGGGGTGGCGCTGCTGGGCACGGCGAGCAGCGGGCCGGGTGCCGAGTGACGCGGCCGCCCCGGCTCGGCCGTGTGCGCGCCTGTGCGTCGGCCGGGCACCGGGACCGCAGCTCGGCCGCAGACCGAGCGGAGCGTTCCCGTGGACATCACCCCGGCGGGGCGGGCCATGCTCTTGTGGTCACGCCCCGTGGACGGCTGGGGTCGGAAACCACGCCGGCCGTGAGGCGCACGGCCCCGGTGGCCAGGGAACGCAAGCTTCCGGTAACGCCGTCAGGCGCACGGCAGTTGCCGTGCGCCTGTGGTGGGGCCGGGGTGGAGAGATTGCGACCGGGCGGCTGAGAGACGGGGGAGCATCCCAGCCGCCCGGAGTATGACGGCCGGACGCCCGGCCCCGGTTCAGGAGGGGCCGGACGTCCGGAGCGAGGAGGGGCGGAAGGTGCCGAGGGGCGTCGGGGCGGCGAGCCCCGAGTCGTCCCCGGCTCGCCCGGCGCAGCGCCTACGCCTTGGCGAGTTCCTTCTCGTCGCCCCGTTCCGACGCCTCGGCAGCCGGGGCGCCGTGGCCGTCGTCCTGGAGGGTCGCCTCGTCGAACGGGAGCTGACCGGCGAGCACCTGGTCGACGCGCCCGCGGTCGATCTCCTTGGTCCAGGTGCCGATCAGGACGGTGGCCACGGCGTTGCCCGCGAAGTTCGTCAGGGCGCGGGCCTCACTCATGAAGCGGTCGATGCCGACGATGAGGCCGATGCCGTCCACCAGGGCGGGCTTGTGCGACTGGAGGCCACCCGCCAGCGTGGCCAGACCCGCACCGGTGACACCGGCGGCGCCCTTGGAGGCGACCAGCAGGAAGAGCAGCAGCGGGATCTGCTCGCCGATCGACATCGGCGTACCCATGGCGTCGGCGATGAACAGGGACGCCATGGTCATGTAGATCATGGTGCCGTCGAGGTTGAAGGAGTAGCCGGTCGGGACGGTGATGCCGACCACCGGCTTGCTGACACCCAGGTGCTCCATCTTCGCGATGAGGCGCGGCAGCGCGGACTCGGAGGAGGAGGTGGACAGGATCAGCAGGAACTCGCGGCCCAGGTACTTGAACAGCGTGAAGATGTTGAGGCCGGCGACGATGCGCAGCAGCGCGCCGAGCACGAGGAAGACGAAGAGGAAACAGGTGACGTAGAAGCCGACCATCAGGATGGCGAGCTGCTTGAGCGCGTCGACGCCGGCGGACCCGGTGACGGCGGCGATGGCGCCGAAGGCACCGATGGGGGCGGCCCACATCACCATGGCCAGGATGCGGAAGACGAGCCGCTGGATGTGCTGCACGCCGCGCAGGATCGGCTCCCCCGCCGAGCCCATGGCCTGGAGCGCGAAACCGACGAGCAGGGCGACGAGCAGGGTCTGCAGGACCGTTTCCGAGGTGAAGGCGGAGACCATCGTGGTCGGGATGAGGCTGAGCAGGAACTCGGTAGTGTCCTTGGCCTCCGCGTCGACCTGCTCGTGACCGGCGTCCTTGATGGCGTCGGTGATCTGCAGACCCGTGCCCGGCTCCAGGATGTTGCCGACGACGAGCCCGATGCCCAGGGCGACCAGCGACATCGCGAGGAAGTAGCCCATCGCGATACCGCCGACGGCACCGACCTTGGCGGCCTTGCGTACCGAGCCGATGCCGAGGACGATCGTGCAGAAGATGATCGGCGAGATCATCATCTTGATCAGGTTCACGAAGCCCGTTCCGATGGGCTTCAGCTCGACCGCGAAGTCGGGCGCGACCAGGCCCACGGTGATACCGAGAGCCACCGCGATGATCACCGCGATGTAGAGGTAGTGCGTGCGGTCCCGCTTGGCGACGGGTGCGGCAGGTGCCGTATCGGGGGATTTGGCGGCGGCCACGGCTGCCCTCCTTGACGTCTTCGTCGGTATCACCGGCGTGCGGCTCACGTCCGGGGTGGGGGTTCGCTGACGGGGAAGCGCGCCCCGGGGAGCGGGGGTCGTCGTACTCCAGCGATGCGGTGACTATCCCTTGCCGTGTGAGGGCGGTCACCCTTCCGTTCATTGAGTTCACCGCCCGGTTACGTGGCAGCGGTGCAGTGATCTGGGTCACGTCATGTCACAACGAGCGAGGCCCCGGTGTCTTGAGGTCGAACCCCCTGGAACCGGAGGAGGCACCGTGACCGAGAACAGCAACGTCATGACCGAGAACAACAACGTCATCGTGATCGGCGGCGGATACGCGGGCGTCATGGCAGCCAATCGCCTGACCCTGCGCGACGACGTGACCGTGACGCTGATCAACCCGCGCTCGACCTTCGTCCACCGGGTCCGCCTGCACCAGCTGGTGGGCGGGTCCGACGACGCGGTCGTCGACTACCGGGAGGTCCTGGCCGAGGGCGTCCGGCTGGTGGTCGACAGCGTGACGCGGATCGACGCGGCCGAGCGCAGCGTGACGCTGGCGGCCGGCGGCACGGTCGGCTACGACTACCTGGTCTACGCGGTGGGCAGCGGCAGCGCCGACCCGGGCGTGCCCGGAGCGGCCGAGTTCGCCTATCCGATCGCCGGCCTGGAGGAGGCGCAGCGGCTGCGGCCGGTTCTCGACGCCGCGTCCGCGAAGGCGCCGGTGACGGTCGTCGGCGCCGGTCCGACCGGTATCGAGACCGCCGCCGAGCTGGCGGAGGCCGGCCGCAGCGTGACCCTGGTCTGTGGTGGGGTGCTCGGCCCGTATCTGCACCCGCGGGGGCGGCGCTCGGTCGCCAGGCGGCTGGCCGCCCTCGGGGTGACCGTGCTGGAGGGCCCCGACACGGAGGTGACGGCCGTGGCCCGGGACGCCGTACGGCTCGGTGGCGGCCGTACAGTGCCGAGCGAGGTGACCATCTGGACCGCCGGCTTCGGTGTGCCGGACCTGGCGGCGCGCAGCGGGCTGAGCACCGACGCCCTGGGCCGGCTGCTCACCGACGAGACGCTGACCAGCGTGGACGACCCGCACATCGTCGCGGCCGGCGACTCGGCGGCACCGTCGGGTCTGCCGTTGCGGATGAGCTGCCAGGCCGCGATACCGCTGGGCGCGCGGGCCGCCGACACGCTGCTCAGCCGGATCGCGGGTGAGCGGCCCTCGCCCCTCAACCAGTTCTTCGCCGGGCAGTGCATCAGCCTGGGCCGCGGCGCCGGCATCTTCCAGTTCGCCCACCGGTACGACGTCGCGCTGTGGTTCCACATCGACGGCCGCCCCGGCGCGAGGCTCAAGGAGGTCGTCTGCGACAGCATCGTCAAGCATCTGGCCGACGAGTCGCGGCGGCCCGGCTCGTTCCGCTTGCACCGCGTCTCAGGAGGTGCCAAGCGTCAGGAGCTGCTGCGGGCGGGGCATGGCGGGACCCAGGGCACGGCTGCGGGCGGGACCTCGGCCACGGCTGCGGGCGGGACCCCGGCCACGGCTGCGGGCGGGACTCCGGCCACCGTCGAACGCGTGGCCTAGCCCGCGCACGAACAGGGGAGAGACCTGGGCATGAGTGATCACGCCACCGATCCGGCGACCGAGGCCTTCGTCGCCCACCGCAACCTGCTCTTCACCGTCGCCTACGAGATGCTCGGCTCGGCGGCCGACGCCGAGGACGTCCTGCAGGAGACCTGGCTGCGGTGGGTGGAGGTCGACCTGGGGCAGGTGCGCGACCAGCGCGCCTACCTGGTCCGGATCACGACCCGCCAGTCGCTCAACCGGCTGCGCACGATGACCCGCCGCAAGGAGGCGTACGTCGGCCCCTGGCTGCCCGAGCCGCTGCTCACCGCGCCGGACGTGGCCCAGGACGTCGAGCTCGCCGAGAGCGTGTCGATGGCGCTGATGCTCGTCCTCGAGACGCTCTCCCCGACGGAGCGCGCCGTCTTCGTGCTGCGCGAGGTCTTCGACGTCGACTACGACGAGATCGCGGCCGCCGTCGACAAGACCCCCGCGGCCGTCCGCCAGATCGCGCACCGCGCCCGCCGGCACGTCGATGCCCGCCGCCCCCGCGCGCCGGTCTCCGCGAGCGCGACCCGGGCGGCCCTGGAGTCGTTCCAGCGCGCGCTCGCCACCGGGGACCTGCAGGGCTTCCTCGACGTGCTCGCCCCCGACGTCGTCCTGGTCAGCGACGGCGGCGGCGTCAAGCAGGCCGCACCGCGGCCGGTGGTCGGCGCCGACAAGGTGGCCCGCTTCATCGTCGGCGGCACGGGCAAGCTCGACGCCACGCTCACCACCGGCCTCACCGTGGTCAACGGCAGCCCGGCACTCGTCCTGCGCCTGGACGGCGAGATCGACGGCGTCATGGCGATCCGCATGGAGGACGCCCGCATCACCGGCCTCTACTACGTCCGCAACCCCGAGAAGCTGACCCGCGTCGAATCGGAGACCCCGCTCACGCTGCGGTGACGATGCGTACGGCGGGCATCACCGACGATGCGTACGGCGGGCATCACCCTGCGATGAACGCAGCGAGCACCGCCCGGCGAGCACCGCTGTTCACCGGGTGGTGCCGCCCCTCATCCACAGGGGAAAGCGGTCGTCCACAGGGGGGAGCGGTCAAAATCGGCCATGGGGCAGACTGACGGCATGCGCATCTCCGTCCCGAGGCCCCGCAGCCTGGCCGGCCAGCTCTTCGCGATGCAGGCCGTGCTGATAGCGGTGCTCGTCGCCGGGTACGCGGTGTTCACCTACGTCAGCGACCGCGGCCAGGCCGAGGACGCGGCGCGCCGCCAGGCGATGGCGGTGGCCCAGTCGATAGCCGACGCCCCGTCCGTGCGCGACGCGATCCGCACCCCCGACCCGACAGCCGAACTCCAGCCGTACGCGCTGCGCGTCCAGCACCACACCGGCGTCGACTTCGTCACGATCATGAACCCTCAGGGCATCCGCTGGACGCACCCCGACGAGAAGCAGATCGGCCAGCACTTCCGCGGCCACACCGAGGCCGCCCTGCGCGGTGAGCCCTTCACCGAGACGTACACCGGCACGCTGGGCCCGTCCGTCCGCGCGGTCGTGCCGATCTACGACGGTGGTACGGCCCCGAAGGACATCGTCGGGCTGGTCAGCGCGGGCATCAGGGTCGAGGAGATCAGCAAGCGGGTGCAGGAGCAGCTGACGGCCCTGCTCGGCGTGGCGGCGGGCGCGCTCGCGCTGGGCGCGATCGGCACGTACGTCGTCAACGCCCGCCTGCGCCGCCACACCCACGGCATGAACGCGGCCGAGCTGAGCCGGATGCACGACTACCACCAGGCCGCGCTGCACGCGGTGCGCGAG
Above is a window of Streptomyces sp. DT2A-34 DNA encoding:
- the glgB gene encoding 1,4-alpha-glucan branching enzyme — its product is MTPRTTPSTGSDPKKTAEQPAEQTNVAKKATTKTVKAAEKAAEAMKKGTAKKATPKADAAKKTAAEKTAAKKTAAKKAPAKKAAAKKAVAKKAVAKKAAAKTTTAKSTTTPKSTAASKSTAPKKAAAKKIPAQKAAAPKKIPAQKAAPVEPSAPVDVAVSPALDAADHDRLLTGTHHDPHSVLGVHPVPGGVAFRAFRPYALSVTVVAGSLRAELHDDGEGFFSGLLPLRDVPEDYRLLVAYEGSVQETEDAYGFLPALGELDLHLIGEGRHEELWRALGAEPMTHQGVTGTRFTVWAPNARGVSLAGTFNFWDGTGYPMRSLGGSGVWELFVPGIGEGELYKFEITRPDGSKTLRADPLARRTQAPPDTSSIVHASQHEWGDAEWLARRGQIPTHEAPFSVYEVHLASWRPGLTYRQLAEQLPAYVKDLGFTHVELMPVAEHPFGGSWGYQVTGLYAPTARLGTPDDFKFLVDALHQAGIGVLMDWVPAHFPRDDWALAEFDGRPLYEHEDPLRSAHPDWGTLEFDYGRTEVRNFLVANATYWCEEFHIDGLRVDAVASMLYLDYSREPGQWVPNEHGGRENLDAVAFLQEMNATLYRRVPGVVTIAEESTAWDGVTRPTHVAGPGGFGGLGFGLKWNMGWMHDSLEYMAKEPIHRKYHHNEMTFSMVYAYSENYVLPISHDEVVHGKRSLVSKMPGDWWQQRANHRAYLGFMWAHPGKQLIFMGQEFAQGAEWSEAHGPDWWLLDPAYGAEPDHRGVRDLVRDLNTVYRHTPALWQRDTDPSGFQWVVGDAADDNVFAFLRYDAEGAPLLAVSNLSPVVRHDYRLGVPDDVPAWHESLNTDAAKYGGSDVVNPDPLKPEAQPWHGRAASIRLTLPPLATVWLRPA
- a CDS encoding UvrD-helicase domain-containing protein, producing MRREQEFIDSLYVRVDALRGDTEVSVGDALAQGNTPMQARLERDILVAERSGLLAALNAVDGSLCFGRIDLASGVHHHIGRIGLRTDDAERTPILIDWRADVARPFYLATGHTPMGIRRRRHITTSGRTVTALHDEILDLGDQERTGHEDPTGDAVLLAALNSARTGRMSDIVQTIQAEQDEIIRAPHRGVLVVEGGPGTGKTAVALHRAAYLLYEHRELLAKRAVLIVGPNPAFLGYIGEVLPSLGETGVLLATVGELFPGVKATATDTPQAAAVKGRAEMADVLAAVVRDRQLLPDPVIAIEHDREVLMLDDDLVNVARERTRAAKLPHNGAREHFEGYILNTLTDMVAERIGTDPYDGGNLLDPSDITQIRDELAENPEVWSAIDQLWPVLTPQRLVADFLADPEGYVRDEDAAAIRRPVTRAWTVADVPLLDEAAELLGEDDRVARARAERERETQIAYAQGVLDVSYASRTYEFEDKEDSDPDGSEVLSAHDIIDAERFAERQEEDDHRSAAERAAADRTWAFGHIIVDEAQELSPMAWRLLMRRSPTRSMTLVGDPAQTAEAAGVGSWAGILEPYVEDRWDHTRLGVNYRTPAEIMELAAAVVRAENPEFEPPSSVRSTGVRPWIRATDDLPGAVAKAVAELTPEEGRLAVIAPRDLHRSLAARLDGVTAGAEPDLTRAVVLLDPRQAKGLEFDSVLVVEPGLYGTSDLYVALTRATQRLGVLHTGSLPRGLADKALPLS
- the trxA gene encoding thioredoxin, which encodes MIKAAGVAEVTDEDFEAEVIGSDLPVLVQFTAEWCGPCRQLAPVLSAIAGEEGERLRIVQLDVDRNPNTTIAYGVLSTPTLMVFRGGEPVKSMVGARPKRRLLEELADVL
- a CDS encoding MerR family transcriptional regulator; amino-acid sequence: MRIGELAARAGTTTRTLRYYESRGLLPARRSGNGYRTYDESDLKLLRQIRTLQDFGFDLEETRPFVECLRAGHPEGDTCSASLAVYRRKLDELDALIGELQTVRAKIGLRLALAEGEPPLCELGGQEL
- a CDS encoding Lrp/AsnC family transcriptional regulator; the protein is MGDQAAVPKEPRYLRPATSETPVAFDALDRQILELLQTDGRIKLSELGRRVRLSPAAVTERVRRLEAAGAITGYGAQVAPARLGYGIQAFIRVNPHGGYTLKHPRTLELLDRPEIIEVHHVVGEDCWVLKVAVEDTVHLEEVLEQTSALGRTTTSIVLSSPVRGKPLLPRLP
- a CDS encoding NAD-dependent epimerase/dehydratase family protein — its product is MRKAREVLVIGGNRYFGKRLIARLLAAGDRVTVLNRGSSAPPSGAVHLVADRNDEKSLTAALGSRTFDAVVDQVCYTPRQAEIARRVLAGRTRRYVLTSTVEVYEYEDSIAPVRETDVDPLDVTVDLELPWDDPEFLDAHYGEGKRQAEAVFAAGPDLPYAAVRVAHVLGGDDDFTGRMTYYADRIRTGTPIAVPVVNQPATYIHVEEIADFLFWAVGQDFTGPVNAASHGLLTTGDLCDAIAAHIPDGKPVFRHVEVGEVSPLSFTRAYGMDNSRAARLGFPFTPARQWLPKAVAETLGTTG
- a CDS encoding cation:dicarboxylase symporter family transporter codes for the protein MAAAKSPDTAPAAPVAKRDRTHYLYIAVIIAVALGITVGLVAPDFAVELKPIGTGFVNLIKMMISPIIFCTIVLGIGSVRKAAKVGAVGGIAMGYFLAMSLVALGIGLVVGNILEPGTGLQITDAIKDAGHEQVDAEAKDTTEFLLSLIPTTMVSAFTSETVLQTLLVALLVGFALQAMGSAGEPILRGVQHIQRLVFRILAMVMWAAPIGAFGAIAAVTGSAGVDALKQLAILMVGFYVTCFLFVFLVLGALLRIVAGLNIFTLFKYLGREFLLILSTSSSESALPRLIAKMEHLGVSKPVVGITVPTGYSFNLDGTMIYMTMASLFIADAMGTPMSIGEQIPLLLFLLVASKGAAGVTGAGLATLAGGLQSHKPALVDGIGLIVGIDRFMSEARALTNFAGNAVATVLIGTWTKEIDRGRVDQVLAGQLPFDEATLQDDGHGAPAAEASERGDEKELAKA
- a CDS encoding NAD(P)/FAD-dependent oxidoreductase is translated as MTENNNVIVIGGGYAGVMAANRLTLRDDVTVTLINPRSTFVHRVRLHQLVGGSDDAVVDYREVLAEGVRLVVDSVTRIDAAERSVTLAAGGTVGYDYLVYAVGSGSADPGVPGAAEFAYPIAGLEEAQRLRPVLDAASAKAPVTVVGAGPTGIETAAELAEAGRSVTLVCGGVLGPYLHPRGRRSVARRLAALGVTVLEGPDTEVTAVARDAVRLGGGRTVPSEVTIWTAGFGVPDLAARSGLSTDALGRLLTDETLTSVDDPHIVAAGDSAAPSGLPLRMSCQAAIPLGARAADTLLSRIAGERPSPLNQFFAGQCISLGRGAGIFQFAHRYDVALWFHIDGRPGARLKEVVCDSIVKHLADESRRPGSFRLHRVSGGAKRQELLRAGHGGTQGTAAGGTSATAAGGTPATAAGGTPATVERVA
- a CDS encoding RNA polymerase sigma-70 factor, whose amino-acid sequence is MSDHATDPATEAFVAHRNLLFTVAYEMLGSAADAEDVLQETWLRWVEVDLGQVRDQRAYLVRITTRQSLNRLRTMTRRKEAYVGPWLPEPLLTAPDVAQDVELAESVSMALMLVLETLSPTERAVFVLREVFDVDYDEIAAAVDKTPAAVRQIAHRARRHVDARRPRAPVSASATRAALESFQRALATGDLQGFLDVLAPDVVLVSDGGGVKQAAPRPVVGADKVARFIVGGTGKLDATLTTGLTVVNGSPALVLRLDGEIDGVMAIRMEDARITGLYYVRNPEKLTRVESETPLTLR